A single Micromonospora sp. CCTCC AA 2012012 DNA region contains:
- a CDS encoding M50 family metallopeptidase has product MPLIDGLTTIWDTLLSAQPDPPPLLVLLTAVVALLVVAIRTPWRIARNAVTIAHEGGHALTALLTGRKLRGIRLHSDTSGLTLSAGRPTGPGMILTLLAGYVAPSLVGLAGAWLLAGNRITLLLWVAVALLLAMLVMIRNVFGVLSLLVTGGVVLAVSWYASPQVQAAFAWTSVWFLLLGGVRPVVELQRQRSRGRMPESDADQLARLTPFPALFWVTVFALVSLAALGVGGLLLAGQLLTDAGLTL; this is encoded by the coding sequence ATGCCCCTGATCGACGGCCTCACCACCATCTGGGACACGCTGCTCAGCGCGCAGCCCGACCCGCCGCCGCTGCTGGTGCTGCTCACCGCTGTCGTGGCGTTGCTGGTCGTGGCGATCCGGACACCGTGGCGGATCGCCCGGAACGCCGTCACCATCGCGCACGAGGGCGGGCACGCCCTGACGGCCCTGCTGACCGGCCGGAAACTGCGCGGTATCCGGCTGCACTCGGACACCTCCGGGCTCACGCTCTCCGCCGGCCGTCCCACCGGACCGGGGATGATCCTCACCCTGCTGGCCGGGTACGTCGCCCCGTCGCTGGTCGGCCTCGCCGGTGCCTGGCTGCTCGCCGGCAACCGGATCACCCTGCTGCTCTGGGTGGCCGTGGCGCTGCTGCTGGCCATGCTGGTCATGATCCGCAACGTGTTCGGGGTGCTGTCGCTGCTGGTCACCGGCGGCGTCGTGCTGGCCGTCTCCTGGTACGCGTCGCCGCAGGTGCAGGCCGCGTTCGCCTGGACCTCGGTCTGGTTCCTGCTCCTCGGCGGCGTACGCCCGGTGGTGGAGCTGCAACGGCAGCGCAGCCGGGGTCGGATGCCGGAGTCCGACGCGGACCAGCTCGCCCGGCTCACCCCGTTCCCGGCGCTGTTCTGGGTGACCGTCTTCGCCCTGGTCAGCCTCGCCGCACTGGGCGTCGGCGGGCTGCTGCTCGCCGGCCAGCTCCTCACCGACGCCGGCCTCACGCTCTGA
- a CDS encoding serine/threonine-protein kinase: MSNALPQLVADRYRLISPLGQGGMGRVWKARDEVLHRDVAIKELVPPPSLTPEERREMRERSLREARAIARLNNINVVRIFDVLRTDGDPWIVMEYVPSKSLQDTLAEDGPVSPAKAVEIGLGVLGALKAAHKAGVMHRDVKPGNVLLGDDGRVVLTDFGLATIPGDPNVTRTGMVLGSPAYIAPERAKDGTAGPEADLWSLGATLYAAVEGKSPYARPSAIATLAALATEPMPPPKNAGPLKPVLNGLLRKDPAERITADVAERLLRKAGGKRAKSISLLDGVRRPGPNGPREPRPPLVPAPRPADDRSDQQSVAPAPRQPEVSASAAVAGAAAAGAMAADDATAKVPAGADAGPTAKLGLPTSATVDVPEAALDDTRLDGSPVAADDTSVDAPPPARPTNPTSVMPAPVSPAQSTGRAVVVPGTKPDHKRRNVLIGVLVALLLLGVVVIVPLLNRGGGDSKGDGGQQAGGATTAAPTQSSAAGPTSQPAAPPPTNAAASPTPSASPSATPSAAGFTLPTGWRYYKGPNGFQVPLPDGWRSSNGRNSVTFTDPAGGRRLYMQWTDSPKKDAYADWREQEPNRRDYVNNYQLIGIKPCDYYRTCADWDWYQTSNGVKTHVRNRGVATASNRGYALRWEVADAQWAANLPNWEAITKGFKPDRVN, translated from the coding sequence ATGTCGAACGCGCTTCCCCAACTCGTCGCTGACCGATACCGGCTCATTTCGCCGCTCGGCCAGGGCGGCATGGGCCGGGTGTGGAAGGCGCGCGACGAGGTGCTGCACCGGGACGTCGCCATCAAGGAGCTCGTCCCGCCGCCCAGCCTCACCCCGGAGGAGCGCCGCGAGATGCGGGAACGCTCGCTGCGCGAGGCGCGGGCCATCGCCCGGCTGAACAACATCAACGTGGTCCGCATCTTCGACGTGCTGCGTACCGACGGCGACCCGTGGATCGTCATGGAGTACGTCCCGTCAAAGTCGTTGCAGGACACCCTCGCCGAGGACGGGCCGGTGTCGCCCGCCAAGGCGGTGGAGATCGGGCTCGGTGTGCTGGGTGCGCTGAAGGCCGCCCACAAGGCCGGCGTGATGCACCGTGACGTCAAGCCGGGCAACGTGCTGCTCGGCGACGACGGTCGGGTGGTGCTGACCGATTTCGGTCTGGCGACCATTCCCGGCGACCCGAACGTGACCCGGACCGGCATGGTGCTGGGCTCCCCGGCGTACATCGCCCCCGAGCGGGCCAAGGACGGCACGGCCGGGCCGGAGGCCGACCTCTGGTCGCTCGGCGCGACCCTCTACGCGGCGGTGGAGGGCAAGTCGCCGTACGCCCGGCCGTCGGCGATCGCCACCCTGGCGGCGCTGGCCACCGAGCCGATGCCGCCGCCGAAGAACGCCGGGCCGCTCAAGCCGGTCCTCAACGGCCTGCTCCGCAAGGACCCGGCCGAGCGGATCACCGCCGACGTGGCGGAACGCCTGCTGCGTAAGGCCGGCGGCAAGCGGGCCAAGAGCATCTCGCTGCTGGACGGCGTACGCCGGCCGGGGCCGAACGGTCCGCGCGAGCCGCGCCCGCCGCTGGTGCCGGCGCCGCGGCCGGCCGACGACCGCTCTGACCAGCAGTCCGTCGCCCCGGCGCCGCGCCAGCCCGAGGTGAGTGCCTCCGCCGCTGTCGCCGGTGCCGCCGCGGCCGGTGCCATGGCCGCCGACGACGCCACCGCCAAGGTGCCGGCCGGCGCGGACGCGGGCCCCACCGCCAAGCTCGGACTTCCCACGTCGGCCACGGTCGACGTGCCGGAGGCCGCCCTCGACGACACCCGACTCGACGGCTCGCCGGTCGCCGCCGACGACACCTCGGTCGACGCGCCGCCGCCGGCCCGGCCGACGAATCCGACGTCGGTCATGCCGGCCCCGGTCAGCCCGGCGCAGTCGACGGGCCGGGCGGTCGTGGTGCCCGGCACGAAGCCGGACCACAAGCGACGCAACGTGCTGATCGGCGTGCTGGTCGCGCTGCTGCTGCTCGGCGTCGTGGTGATCGTGCCGTTGTTGAACCGGGGTGGCGGCGACTCGAAGGGCGACGGCGGCCAGCAGGCCGGTGGCGCCACCACCGCCGCCCCGACTCAGTCGTCGGCCGCCGGGCCCACCTCGCAGCCCGCGGCACCGCCGCCCACCAACGCCGCCGCCAGCCCGACCCCGTCGGCGAGCCCCTCGGCGACGCCGTCGGCCGCTGGCTTCACGCTGCCCACCGGTTGGCGCTACTACAAGGGTCCGAACGGCTTCCAGGTCCCGCTGCCGGACGGCTGGCGCAGCAGCAACGGCAGGAACTCGGTGACCTTCACGGACCCTGCCGGCGGGCGACGGCTCTACATGCAGTGGACCGACAGCCCGAAGAAGGACGCCTACGCGGACTGGCGGGAGCAGGAGCCCAACCGCCGTGACTACGTGAACAACTACCAGCTCATCGGGATCAAGCCCTGCGACTACTACCGCACCTGCGCGGACTGGGACTGGTACCAGACCTCGAACGGGGTCAAGACACACGTGCGGAATCGCGGGGTGGCCACCGCCAGCAACCGGGGCTACGCGCTGCGGTGGGAGGTGGCCGACGCGCAGTGGGCCGCCAACCTGCCCAACTGGGAGGCCATCACCAAGGGCTTCAAGCCGGACCGGGTGAACTGA
- a CDS encoding ketopantoate reductase family protein yields MRYVIIGAGAVGGTIGGRLAQAGHEVTLVARGAHLNALRDRGLTLRTPDGTATLRLPATAGPDDRPLAADTALVLTVKSQDTAAALAAWVDAPVAGGGTAGERLPLFTAQNGVANERTALRFFARVHPVCVWLPATHLEPGVVVANGHPHSGMLHLGRYPSGSDDTARAVAADLTSAGFVAPVHDDVLRWKYGKLLSNLGNGLQALLGRDIPDGLAERVRAEGVAALAAAGIAHTSPEEEAAARGDRVRHRPVDGEERAGGSTWQSLARGAGSAEADHLNGEIVLLGRLHGVPTPVNAAVQGAVRRAVRERIPAGGFPVAELEKMIG; encoded by the coding sequence ATGCGATACGTCATCATCGGCGCGGGCGCGGTCGGCGGCACCATCGGCGGACGGCTCGCGCAGGCCGGCCACGAGGTGACCCTGGTCGCCCGGGGCGCACACCTGAATGCCCTGCGGGACCGGGGACTGACCCTGCGTACGCCCGACGGAACGGCGACCCTCCGGCTGCCCGCCACGGCCGGGCCCGACGACCGGCCGCTGGCGGCCGACACCGCGCTGGTACTCACCGTCAAGTCCCAGGACACCGCCGCCGCGCTGGCCGCCTGGGTGGACGCCCCGGTGGCGGGCGGCGGCACGGCCGGCGAGCGGCTGCCGCTGTTCACCGCGCAGAACGGGGTGGCCAACGAGCGGACGGCGCTGCGGTTCTTCGCCCGGGTGCACCCGGTCTGCGTCTGGCTGCCCGCCACCCACCTGGAGCCCGGCGTGGTGGTCGCCAACGGCCACCCGCACTCGGGGATGCTGCACCTCGGCCGCTACCCGTCCGGATCGGACGACACCGCCCGGGCGGTCGCCGCCGACCTGACCTCGGCCGGGTTCGTCGCGCCGGTCCACGACGACGTGCTGCGATGGAAGTACGGCAAGCTGCTGAGCAACCTCGGCAACGGCCTCCAGGCGCTGCTCGGGCGGGACATCCCCGACGGCCTCGCCGAGCGGGTCCGGGCCGAGGGTGTCGCGGCGCTCGCCGCCGCCGGAATCGCCCACACCTCGCCCGAGGAGGAGGCGGCCGCACGCGGCGACCGGGTGCGGCACCGACCGGTCGACGGTGAGGAGCGGGCCGGCGGCTCCACCTGGCAGAGCCTGGCCCGGGGCGCCGGCTCCGCCGAGGCCGACCACCTCAACGGGGAGATCGTGCTGCTCGGCCGGCTGCACGGCGTACCGACGCCGGTGAACGCCGCGGTGCAGGGCGCCGTCCGGCGGGCGGTGCGGGAGCGGATCCCGGCGGGCGGCTTCCCGGTCGCGGAGCTGGAGAAAATGATCGGCTGA
- a CDS encoding acyl-CoA carboxylase subunit epsilon, producing MSAEEPLFRVVRGVPTAEELAALVGAIMVRTRPAAAPAPTPRSHWTRSARPAAATLAAGHGAWRASGLPR from the coding sequence ATGTCTGCCGAAGAGCCGCTGTTCCGGGTCGTGCGCGGCGTGCCCACCGCCGAGGAACTGGCCGCCCTGGTGGGCGCCATCATGGTCCGGACCCGACCCGCCGCCGCGCCCGCGCCGACCCCCCGGTCGCACTGGACACGCAGCGCCCGACCCGCCGCCGCGACGCTCGCCGCCGGTCACGGCGCGTGGCGCGCCTCGGGCCTGCCCCGCTGA
- a CDS encoding GH25 family lysozyme, whose protein sequence is MTRTRFSLRRLLAAGLTVAATAAAALVATAGPAAAATTPGIDVSRYQGTINWTSVHNAGIQFAFIKATEGTSYKDSNFNTNYTNSYYAGVIRGAYHFARPNLSGGATQADYLASNGGAWSADSRTLPAALDIEANPYSGGYCYGKTTSGMRTWISDFLSRYKSRTGRYAVIYTTTSWWNQCTGSWTAPWANHPLWLARWSSTPGSLPAGAPVWSFWQYTSSGSVSGISGNVDRNYWNGDRTRLVALANNT, encoded by the coding sequence ATGACCCGTACCCGATTCTCGCTGCGCCGGCTGCTGGCCGCCGGCCTCACCGTCGCCGCCACCGCCGCGGCGGCCCTGGTCGCCACCGCCGGACCGGCGGCCGCGGCCACCACGCCCGGCATCGACGTCTCGCGCTACCAGGGCACCATCAACTGGACCAGCGTGCACAACGCCGGCATCCAGTTCGCCTTCATCAAGGCCACCGAGGGCACCAGCTACAAGGACTCGAACTTCAACACGAACTACACCAACTCGTACTACGCGGGCGTCATCCGCGGGGCGTACCACTTCGCCCGGCCGAACCTCTCCGGCGGCGCGACGCAGGCCGACTACCTGGCCAGCAACGGCGGCGCCTGGTCGGCCGACAGCCGTACGCTCCCCGCCGCGCTGGACATCGAGGCCAACCCCTACAGCGGTGGCTACTGCTACGGCAAGACCACCTCGGGCATGCGCACCTGGATCAGCGACTTCCTGAGCCGCTACAAGTCCCGCACCGGCCGGTACGCGGTCATCTACACCACCACCAGCTGGTGGAACCAGTGCACGGGCAGCTGGACGGCGCCGTGGGCCAACCACCCGCTCTGGCTGGCCCGCTGGTCGAGCACCCCGGGCAGCCTGCCGGCCGGCGCGCCGGTCTGGAGCTTCTGGCAGTACACCTCCAGCGGCAGCGTCTCCGGGATCAGCGGCAACGTGGACCGCAACTACTGGAACGGTGACCGGACCCGCCTGGTGGCGCTGGCCAACAACACCTGA